From one Pseudomonas fluorescens genomic stretch:
- a CDS encoding class II 3-deoxy-7-phosphoheptulonate synthase has translation MNHPWSPDSWRALPIQQQPSYPDTTHLLKVEQTLASYPPLVFAGEARELRRQFAEVTHGRAFLLQGGDCAESFAEFSAAKIRDTFKVLLQMAVVMTFAAGCPVVKVGRMAGQFAKPRSAGDETIGGVTLPAYRGDIVNGIGFDEKSRVPDPERLLQAYHQSTASLNLLRAFAQGGFADLHQVHKWNLDFIANSALAEKYSQLADRIDETLAFMRACGMDSLPQLRETSFFTAHEALLLNYEEALVRRDSLTNDYYACSAHMLWIGDRTRQLDGAHVEFMRGVNNPIGVKVGPSMNTEDLIRLIDVLNPDNDPGRLNLIVRMGANKVGDHLPALIRSVEREGRKVLWSSDPMHGNTIKASSGYKTRDFAQILSEVKQFFQVHQAEGSHAGGIHIEMTGQNVTECIGGARPITEDALSDRYHTHCDPRMNADQSLELAFLIAETLKQVRR, from the coding sequence ATGAACCACCCTTGGAGTCCTGACAGCTGGCGCGCCCTGCCGATCCAGCAACAACCAAGCTACCCCGACACCACGCACCTGCTCAAGGTCGAGCAGACCCTGGCCAGCTATCCGCCGCTGGTGTTCGCGGGCGAAGCCCGGGAGCTGCGCCGGCAATTTGCCGAAGTCACCCACGGCCGGGCGTTCCTGTTGCAAGGCGGTGACTGCGCCGAGAGCTTCGCCGAGTTCTCTGCGGCGAAGATCCGCGACACCTTCAAGGTACTGCTGCAAATGGCCGTGGTCATGACCTTCGCCGCCGGCTGCCCGGTGGTCAAGGTCGGGCGCATGGCCGGGCAATTCGCCAAACCGCGTTCGGCGGGCGATGAAACCATCGGCGGGGTAACCTTGCCGGCCTACCGTGGCGATATCGTCAACGGCATCGGTTTCGACGAAAAGAGCCGGGTGCCGGACCCCGAGCGCCTGCTGCAGGCTTACCACCAGTCCACCGCCAGCCTCAACCTGCTGCGCGCCTTCGCCCAGGGCGGTTTTGCCGACCTGCATCAGGTGCACAAGTGGAACCTGGATTTCATCGCCAACTCGGCGCTGGCGGAAAAATACAGCCAACTGGCCGACCGCATCGACGAGACCCTGGCCTTCATGCGCGCCTGCGGCATGGACAGCCTGCCGCAACTGCGCGAAACCAGCTTCTTCACCGCCCACGAGGCACTGCTGTTGAACTATGAAGAAGCGCTGGTACGGCGTGACAGCCTGACCAACGACTACTATGCCTGTTCGGCGCACATGCTCTGGATCGGCGACCGCACCCGCCAGCTCGACGGCGCCCATGTGGAGTTCATGCGCGGGGTGAACAACCCGATCGGGGTCAAGGTCGGCCCGAGCATGAACACCGAAGATCTCATCCGCCTGATCGATGTGCTCAACCCGGACAACGACCCCGGCCGCCTCAACCTGATCGTGCGCATGGGCGCCAACAAGGTCGGCGATCACCTGCCGGCGCTGATCCGTAGCGTCGAGCGCGAAGGCCGCAAGGTGCTGTGGAGTTCCGACCCGATGCACGGCAACACCATCAAGGCCAGCAGCGGCTACAAGACCCGCGATTTCGCCCAGATCCTCAGCGAGGTCAAGCAGTTCTTCCAGGTGCATCAGGCCGAGGGCAGCCATGCCGGCGGCATCCATATCGAGATGACCGGGCAGAACGTCACCGAATGCATTGGCGGCGCAAGGCCCATCACCGAAGACGCCCTCTCCGACCGCTACCACACCCATTGCGACCCGCGGATGAATGCCGATCAGTCGCTGGAACTGGCCTTCCTCATCGCCGAAACCCTCAAGCAGGTACGTCGCTAG
- a CDS encoding thiopurine S-methyltransferase — protein sequence MQAEFWHKRWADNQIGFHQQRVNSDLQQYWPSLGLAPGSKVLVPLCGKSLDLLWLAGQGHQVLGIELSQKAVEDFFSEQQLQPEVGQQGAFKTYRSGNLQLWCGDFFALTAEDIANCTALYDRAAVIALPPMLRQRYGALLSGYLPQGCQGLLITLDYDQALLQGPPFAVVDAEVRQLFADWQPLELEARDILAESPKFVQAGVLELLERVYRLQR from the coding sequence ATGCAGGCAGAGTTTTGGCACAAGCGCTGGGCAGACAACCAGATCGGCTTTCATCAGCAGCGGGTCAACAGCGATCTGCAACAATACTGGCCCAGCCTGGGCCTGGCGCCGGGTAGCAAGGTGCTGGTGCCGTTGTGCGGCAAAAGCCTGGATCTGCTCTGGCTGGCCGGGCAGGGTCATCAGGTGCTCGGTATCGAGCTTTCACAGAAGGCGGTGGAGGATTTTTTCAGCGAGCAGCAGTTGCAACCCGAAGTCGGCCAGCAGGGCGCCTTCAAGACCTATCGCAGCGGCAACCTACAGTTGTGGTGTGGTGATTTCTTCGCCCTGACGGCCGAGGATATCGCGAACTGCACCGCGCTGTATGACCGTGCCGCGGTGATTGCCTTGCCGCCTATGTTGCGCCAGCGCTATGGTGCGTTGCTGAGCGGATACCTGCCGCAGGGTTGCCAGGGCCTTTTGATTACGCTGGATTACGACCAGGCCCTGCTGCAGGGGCCGCCCTTTGCCGTGGTCGATGCAGAGGTGCGACAGTTGTTTGCTGATTGGCAGCCTCTGGAGCTTGAGGCGCGGGACATTCTCGCTGAAAGCCCGAAGTTCGTGCAGGCTGGGGTGCTGGAGTTGCTCGAGCGGGTGTACCGCTTACAGCGCTGA
- a CDS encoding winged helix-turn-helix domain-containing protein, whose product MPTTQSLSLAQARRLALSAQGFNNRPASTSIGAAQLNRMIERLGVVQIDSVNALVRSHYLPLFSRLGNYPQALLDQLAWGRNRQRKLFEYWGHEASLLPLQLYPLLRWRMDRARQGQGIYQQLARFGREQQATIARVLAAVTEQGALGAGSLSTRQERAGPWWDWSAEKHALEWLFAAGLVNVAGRRGFERLYDLPERVLPAALLDQAPMAEADAQRALILHAAGALGVATEKDLRDYFRLAPGDSRARLAELVEEGALQACAVQGWTQPAYCLGALRVPRKVSSSALLSPFDSLVWERERTERLFDFRYRLEIYTPAHKRVYGYYVLPFLHNERIAARVDLRAERGNERLAVHAVHEEAVGLDEAGMQALAQSLQGMATWLGLAEVQLNCPRASAARLRVALARSTSSDVPA is encoded by the coding sequence ATGCCCACCACACAGTCCCTTTCCCTGGCCCAGGCGCGCCGCCTGGCGTTGTCCGCACAAGGTTTCAACAACCGGCCGGCAAGTACCTCGATCGGTGCCGCGCAACTGAACCGGATGATCGAGCGCCTGGGTGTGGTGCAGATCGATTCGGTCAATGCCCTGGTGCGTTCGCACTACCTTCCGCTGTTTTCCCGTCTCGGCAATTATCCACAGGCGCTGCTCGATCAGTTGGCCTGGGGCCGCAACCGGCAGCGCAAACTCTTTGAATACTGGGGACATGAAGCCTCGCTGCTGCCGCTGCAGCTGTATCCGCTGTTGCGCTGGCGCATGGACCGTGCGCGCCAGGGCCAGGGTATCTATCAACAGCTGGCGCGATTTGGTCGCGAGCAGCAAGCGACCATCGCCCGGGTGCTGGCGGCGGTGACCGAGCAGGGCGCGCTGGGCGCGGGGAGCCTGTCGACCCGCCAGGAGCGCGCCGGCCCCTGGTGGGACTGGAGTGCCGAGAAGCACGCGCTGGAATGGCTGTTTGCCGCAGGGCTGGTCAATGTCGCCGGCCGCCGCGGTTTCGAGCGCCTGTACGATTTGCCCGAACGGGTGCTGCCGGCGGCATTGCTTGATCAAGCGCCCATGGCAGAGGCCGACGCTCAACGCGCACTGATACTGCATGCCGCCGGGGCGTTGGGGGTGGCCACCGAGAAGGACCTGCGTGACTACTTTCGCCTGGCCCCTGGCGACAGCCGCGCACGGCTGGCCGAGCTGGTCGAGGAGGGGGCCCTGCAGGCCTGTGCGGTACAGGGCTGGACGCAACCGGCGTACTGCCTGGGCGCGCTCCGGGTGCCGCGCAAGGTAAGCAGCAGCGCCTTGCTCTCGCCCTTCGACTCGCTGGTCTGGGAGCGTGAACGTACCGAGCGTCTGTTTGATTTCCGCTACCGCTTGGAGATCTACACGCCTGCGCACAAGCGCGTGTATGGCTATTACGTGCTGCCGTTCCTGCACAACGAACGCATTGCCGCCCGGGTCGACCTGCGTGCCGAGCGTGGCAATGAGCGCCTGGCGGTACACGCCGTGCATGAAGAGGCGGTGGGGCTGGATGAAGCGGGCATGCAGGCCCTGGCGCAGAGCCTGCAAGGTATGGCCACCTGGCTGGGCCTGGCCGAGGTGCAGTTGAACTGCCCGCGGGCCAGCGCCGCACGCTTGCGCGTGGCGCTGGCCCGCAGTACTTCTAGCGACGTACCTGCTTGA
- a CDS encoding DODA-type extradiol aromatic ring-opening family dioxygenase, with product MLPSLFISHGSPMLALEPGASGPALARLAAELAHPKAIVVVSAHWESHELWISSHPQPQTWHDFGGFPAALYAVQYPAPGEPALAERLTGLLCDAGLPARLDPKRPFDHGAWVPLSLMYPAADIPVVQISLPSQMGPQLQELVGKALAPLREEDILLIGSGSITHNLRELDWQAGPESVEPWALAFRDWMIEKLTANDTPALHDYRQQAPFAVRNHPSDEHLLPLYFARGAGGQFAVAHQGFTLGALGMDIYRFD from the coding sequence ATGCTGCCCAGCCTGTTTATTTCTCATGGCTCGCCCATGCTCGCCCTCGAGCCCGGCGCCAGCGGCCCGGCCCTGGCACGCCTGGCCGCAGAGCTGGCGCACCCCAAGGCCATCGTGGTGGTCTCGGCGCACTGGGAGAGCCACGAGCTGTGGATATCCAGCCATCCACAACCGCAGACCTGGCATGACTTCGGTGGTTTTCCTGCCGCCCTATATGCCGTGCAGTACCCGGCACCCGGCGAACCGGCGCTGGCCGAGCGCCTGACGGGCCTGCTGTGCGACGCCGGGCTACCCGCCCGCCTCGACCCCAAACGCCCTTTTGACCATGGCGCCTGGGTGCCCCTGTCGCTGATGTACCCGGCGGCCGACATCCCTGTGGTGCAGATTTCCCTGCCCAGCCAGATGGGCCCGCAACTGCAGGAACTGGTGGGCAAGGCGCTGGCGCCGTTGCGCGAGGAAGACATCCTGCTGATCGGCTCGGGCAGCATTACCCACAACCTGCGCGAGCTGGATTGGCAGGCCGGCCCGGAAAGCGTCGAGCCGTGGGCCTTGGCGTTTCGTGACTGGATGATCGAAAAACTGACAGCCAACGACACCCCTGCCCTGCATGACTACCGCCAGCAGGCGCCGTTTGCGGTGCGTAACCATCCGAGTGATGAACACTTGCTGCCGCTGTACTTCGCCCGGGGTGCCGGCGGGCAGTTCGCAGTTGCCCATCAGGGGTTTACGCTCGGGGCGCTGGGCATGGACATTTACCGGTTCGACTGA
- a CDS encoding organic hydroperoxide resistance protein has translation MQKVTPLYIAQATSTGGRDGGSRASDGKLEVKLSTPKELGGAGGDGTNPEQLFAAGYSACFIGALKFVAGLQKKALPADSSITAKVGIGQIPGGFGLDIDLDINLPGLEQAEAQALVDAAHQVCPYSNATRGNVDVRLNVTV, from the coding sequence ATGCAAAAGGTCACTCCGCTGTACATTGCCCAAGCCACATCCACCGGTGGTCGCGACGGCGGTTCGCGCGCCAGCGACGGCAAGCTGGAAGTCAAGCTGAGCACCCCCAAGGAGCTGGGCGGCGCGGGTGGAGACGGCACCAACCCAGAACAACTGTTTGCCGCCGGTTATTCGGCTTGCTTTATCGGCGCCCTGAAATTTGTCGCCGGCCTGCAGAAGAAGGCCCTGCCCGCTGACAGCTCGATCACCGCCAAAGTCGGCATCGGCCAGATTCCGGGTGGTTTCGGCCTGGACATCGACCTCGACATCAACCTGCCGGGCCTGGAACAAGCCGAAGCGCAAGCACTGGTCGACGCCGCCCACCAGGTTTGCCCGTACTCCAATGCCACACGCGGCAACGTTGATGTACGCCTGAACGTGACTGTCTGA
- a CDS encoding DUF1127 domain-containing protein yields MKGQKSLVLQYSTSQHSWFHYVTHAATQRLTRWRQLHRERRELARLSDAALDDIGLSRADILREVERPFWDDPLKK; encoded by the coding sequence ATGAAAGGTCAGAAGTCGCTTGTTCTGCAGTACTCGACGTCCCAGCACAGCTGGTTTCACTACGTCACCCATGCCGCGACCCAGCGACTGACGCGCTGGCGCCAACTGCATCGCGAGCGCCGCGAACTGGCACGCCTGAGCGATGCGGCACTGGACGATATCGGCTTGAGCCGGGCGGATATCCTGCGCGAAGTGGAGCGGCCATTCTGGGATGACCCGCTGAAAAAATGA
- a CDS encoding LysR family transcriptional regulator: MSQYQSIDSDVLRTFVAIAEHGGFTRAGEVVNRTQSAVSMQMKRLEEDIIQRQLFERDGRQVRLTAEGQVLLGYARRILKLHGEVFNTLRMPHMVGMVRIGTPDDYAMRFLPGILSSFAQAYPLVQVEVHCESSRQLMQRQDLDLTIITREPGNEIGQLLRRERAVWVQAQGFCPHEHNPLPLAMFNCDCYCRTWACNALDAIEKEYRIAYTSASTAAIMAVVSAGLAVTAQLQSLITSDLQIIGEAEGLPPLPTASIMLLRNRTTQSEMTDSLAEYIIEGFRS; the protein is encoded by the coding sequence TTGTCCCAGTACCAGAGTATCGATTCCGACGTGCTGCGCACCTTCGTCGCCATTGCCGAACACGGCGGCTTCACCCGCGCCGGCGAAGTGGTCAACCGCACCCAGTCGGCGGTGAGCATGCAGATGAAGCGTTTGGAAGAGGACATCATCCAGCGCCAGCTGTTCGAGCGCGATGGCCGCCAGGTGCGCCTGACCGCCGAGGGCCAGGTGCTGCTCGGCTATGCCCGGCGCATCCTCAAGTTGCACGGCGAGGTGTTCAATACTTTGCGCATGCCGCACATGGTCGGCATGGTACGCATCGGCACCCCGGACGACTATGCCATGCGCTTTTTGCCGGGCATCCTGTCAAGCTTCGCCCAGGCCTATCCGCTGGTTCAGGTCGAGGTCCATTGCGAAAGTTCGCGGCAGTTGATGCAACGCCAGGACCTGGACCTGACCATCATCACCCGTGAACCGGGCAACGAAATTGGCCAACTGCTGCGCCGCGAGCGTGCAGTGTGGGTGCAGGCCCAGGGCTTCTGCCCGCATGAACACAACCCGCTGCCGCTGGCGATGTTCAACTGCGACTGCTACTGCCGGACCTGGGCCTGCAATGCCCTGGATGCCATAGAAAAGGAGTACCGGATCGCCTACACCAGCGCCAGCACCGCGGCGATCATGGCCGTGGTCAGCGCCGGCCTGGCCGTCACCGCGCAGCTGCAAAGCCTGATCACCAGCGACTTGCAAATCATTGGCGAGGCCGAGGGCCTGCCGCCTCTGCCGACAGCGAGCATCATGCTGCTGCGCAATCGCACCACACAGTCGGAAATGACCGACAGCCTGGCCGAGTACATCATCGAAGGCTTCAGATCTTGA
- the htpX gene encoding protease HtpX, whose translation MMRILLFVATNLAVVLIASITLSLFGFNGFMAANGVDLKLDQLLIFCAVFGFAGSLISLFISKWMAKMSTGTQIISQPRTRHEQWLLQTVEELSREAGIKMPEVGIFPAYEANAFATGWNRNDALVAVSQGLLERFSPDEVRAVLAHEIGHVANGDMVTLALVQGVVNTFVMFFARIIGNFVDKVIFKNEEGQGIAYYIATIVAELVLGILASIIVMWFSRKREFRADEAGARLAGTNAMIGALQRLRSEQGVPVHMPDTLNAFGINGGLKQGLAGLLMSHPPLEDRIEALRRRG comes from the coding sequence ATGATGCGCATCTTACTGTTTGTGGCCACCAACCTCGCGGTTGTGCTGATTGCCAGCATTACCCTGAGCCTGTTTGGCTTCAACGGGTTCATGGCGGCCAACGGGGTTGACCTCAAACTCGACCAGCTGCTGATTTTCTGCGCGGTGTTCGGATTTGCCGGCTCGCTGATCTCGCTGTTCATCTCCAAGTGGATGGCGAAAATGAGCACTGGCACCCAGATCATCAGCCAACCGCGCACCCGCCACGAACAATGGCTGCTGCAGACCGTCGAGGAACTGTCCCGCGAAGCCGGCATCAAGATGCCGGAAGTCGGTATCTTCCCAGCCTACGAGGCCAACGCCTTCGCCACCGGCTGGAATCGCAACGATGCCCTGGTAGCGGTCAGCCAGGGCCTGCTCGAGCGCTTTTCGCCCGATGAAGTGCGCGCCGTGCTGGCTCACGAAATCGGCCACGTGGCCAATGGCGACATGGTCACCCTCGCCCTGGTGCAAGGCGTGGTCAACACCTTCGTGATGTTCTTTGCCCGCATCATCGGCAACTTCGTCGACAAGGTGATCTTCAAGAACGAAGAAGGCCAGGGCATTGCCTACTACATCGCGACCATCGTCGCCGAACTGGTGCTGGGTATCCTGGCCAGCATCATCGTCATGTGGTTCTCGCGCAAACGCGAGTTCCGCGCTGACGAAGCCGGTGCCCGCCTGGCCGGCACCAACGCAATGATCGGCGCCCTGCAGCGCCTGCGTTCGGAGCAAGGCGTGCCGGTGCACATGCCCGACACCCTGAACGCCTTCGGCATCAACGGCGGCCTCAAGCAGGGCCTGGCCGGCCTGCTGATGAGCCACCCGCCGCTGGAAGACCGCATCGAAGCCCTGCGCCGTCGCGGCTGA
- a CDS encoding sulfite exporter TauE/SafE family protein yields the protein MIEWAMYIALGAALGTVGGLFGIGGGLIAIPALGVLFGLDQQLAQGTALVMVVPNVLLALWRYHQRNRIELKHALPLAATSFVFAWLGSIWAVGVDAQAMRLGFVLFLVALAAWNLARMFMRSAQPSSELRQPWPWLGVLGSGAGVLGGLFGVGGAVVATPVLTSVFGTTQVVAQGLSLALAAPSTAVTLLTYSLHQHVLWSMGIPLAIGGLLSISWGVKLAHALPEKVLRSLFCGFLVLCAVMLAFKI from the coding sequence ATGATCGAGTGGGCGATGTACATAGCACTGGGCGCGGCATTGGGCACAGTAGGTGGGTTGTTCGGCATTGGCGGCGGGCTGATCGCGATTCCGGCGCTGGGGGTGCTGTTCGGTCTCGACCAGCAATTGGCCCAAGGCACAGCCCTGGTGATGGTAGTGCCCAATGTGCTGCTGGCGCTGTGGCGTTATCACCAGCGCAATCGCATCGAACTCAAGCATGCCTTGCCCCTGGCTGCGACCAGCTTTGTGTTTGCCTGGCTCGGTTCGATCTGGGCGGTGGGCGTCGATGCCCAGGCCATGCGTTTGGGCTTTGTGCTGTTTCTGGTCGCGCTGGCGGCCTGGAACCTGGCGCGGATGTTCATGCGCAGCGCACAGCCGTCCAGCGAGCTGCGCCAGCCCTGGCCGTGGCTCGGCGTGCTGGGTAGCGGCGCCGGGGTGCTGGGCGGCTTGTTCGGTGTCGGTGGGGCCGTGGTGGCAACCCCGGTGCTGACCAGCGTGTTCGGCACCACCCAAGTGGTTGCCCAGGGCTTGTCACTGGCCTTGGCGGCCCCCAGTACCGCCGTCACCTTGCTGACCTACAGCCTGCATCAGCATGTGCTGTGGAGCATGGGCATACCGCTGGCAATCGGTGGCCTGCTGAGCATCAGCTGGGGCGTGAAGCTGGCTCACGCCCTGCCGGAAAAAGTCCTGCGCTCGCTGTTCTGTGGCTTTCTGGTGCTCTGCGCGGTAATGCTCGCCTTCAAGATCTGA
- a CDS encoding elongation factor P — protein sequence MKTGKELKPGTVIRIDNDPWLVQKAEFTKSGRNSAIMKTKLKNLLTGYKTETVYSADDKLDDVILDRKEATLSFINGDTYTFMDTTDYTMYELNAEDIEAVLPFIEEGMEDVCEAVFFEERLVSVDLPTTIVRQVDYTEGSARGDTSGKVMKPAKLKNGTELSVADFIEIGDWIEIDTREGGSYKGRAKV from the coding sequence ATGAAAACTGGTAAAGAACTGAAACCCGGTACCGTGATCCGTATCGACAACGATCCATGGCTGGTTCAGAAGGCTGAGTTCACCAAGTCGGGCCGTAACAGCGCGATCATGAAGACCAAGCTGAAGAACCTGCTGACCGGCTACAAGACTGAAACCGTCTACTCGGCCGACGACAAGCTGGACGACGTGATCCTGGATCGCAAAGAAGCGACCCTGTCGTTCATCAACGGCGACACCTACACCTTCATGGATACCACTGACTACACCATGTACGAGCTGAACGCCGAAGACATCGAGGCCGTTCTGCCGTTCATCGAAGAAGGCATGGAAGACGTCTGCGAAGCAGTGTTCTTCGAAGAGCGCCTGGTTTCGGTTGACCTGCCAACCACCATCGTACGTCAGGTTGACTACACCGAAGGTTCCGCTCGCGGCGACACTTCGGGCAAGGTCATGAAGCCTGCCAAGCTGAAGAACGGTACCGAGCTGAGCGTTGCTGACTTCATCGAAATCGGCGACTGGATCGAGATCGACACTCGCGAAGGCGGTTCCTACAAGGGCCGTGCCAAGGTTTAA
- a CDS encoding spermidine synthase, with the protein MTEERVERLLAQVHDQYGTISVLEVDDYRFLEFGEAIEQSCVFTADPSWLEYDYTRAMLIGALAHPEPESALFLGLGAGTLTQACLKFLPLEDVEAIELRPDVPRLAIEYMGLDDDPRLYIRIGDAMELLETAEPADLIFVDLYTDHGPGVAHLAWGFLENCQKRLNPGGWLVINQWASDDGKPLGAALLRGLYHRHYWELPVKEGNVILMVPADLEQQLDLPGLTARAEALAPQLGYSLQPLIGAIRPAS; encoded by the coding sequence ATGACAGAGGAACGGGTAGAGCGACTGCTGGCCCAGGTGCATGACCAGTACGGCACCATCAGCGTGTTGGAAGTCGACGACTATCGCTTTCTCGAATTTGGCGAGGCGATCGAGCAGAGCTGCGTGTTCACCGCCGACCCGAGCTGGCTGGAGTACGACTACACCCGGGCCATGCTGATCGGCGCGCTGGCGCACCCTGAGCCCGAGAGCGCGCTGTTTCTTGGCCTGGGCGCCGGCACCCTGACCCAGGCGTGCCTCAAGTTCCTGCCGCTGGAAGACGTCGAAGCCATCGAACTGCGCCCGGATGTGCCGCGCCTGGCCATCGAATACATGGGCCTGGATGACGATCCGCGGCTGTACATTCGCATCGGCGATGCCATGGAGCTGCTCGAGACTGCCGAGCCCGCCGACCTGATCTTCGTCGACCTGTACACCGACCATGGCCCCGGTGTCGCCCACCTGGCCTGGGGCTTTCTGGAAAATTGCCAGAAGCGCCTGAACCCCGGCGGCTGGCTGGTGATCAACCAATGGGCCAGTGACGACGGCAAGCCCTTGGGCGCGGCGTTGCTGCGCGGCCTGTACCATCGTCATTACTGGGAACTGCCGGTCAAGGAGGGCAATGTGATCCTCATGGTCCCGGCCGACCTGGAGCAGCAGCTCGACCTGCCCGGCCTGACTGCGCGGGCCGAAGCCCTGGCGCCGCAGCTGGGCTACTCGTTGCAACCGTTGATCGGGGCGATTCGCCCGGCGTCCTGA
- a CDS encoding LysR family transcriptional regulator gives MNPDALTEQLSLFLDVLETGSFSATARRHPLTPSAVARRIDSLESAVGSRLFVRSTHAVRPTPAGNAFAERARRIVEELRLARAEAVSLSNAPEGLIRIDAPAAFGRRHLAPAIADFLVAYPGLDVQLRLIDSFVDLHGSHLGEVDLVLRAGPLADTRLVATPLAYMVRIACASPAYLAQRGIPASPAELPEHDGLDWDGLAPPFAWRFAVEGHMRLYRPTRMRMSANNAETLLFGALAGLGIAHLPTWLISEYLLRGELLPLFCDNGLPSAESSGIYALRLEHETNSRSRLLLEFLKSRFSPIPPWDLALQSELRWQ, from the coding sequence ATGAACCCCGATGCCCTGACCGAACAACTCAGCCTGTTTCTCGATGTACTGGAAACCGGTAGTTTTTCCGCCACCGCCCGGCGCCACCCATTGACGCCTTCGGCGGTGGCACGACGTATCGACAGCCTGGAAAGCGCGGTCGGCAGCCGCCTGTTTGTGCGCAGCACCCATGCGGTTAGGCCGACCCCGGCGGGCAATGCCTTTGCCGAACGCGCCCGACGGATTGTCGAAGAGCTGCGCCTGGCCCGCGCTGAAGCGGTATCGCTGAGCAACGCCCCGGAAGGCCTGATCCGCATTGATGCCCCGGCCGCCTTCGGCCGCCGCCACCTGGCCCCGGCCATTGCCGACTTCCTCGTCGCCTACCCCGGGCTGGACGTGCAACTGCGCTTGATCGACAGCTTCGTCGACCTGCACGGCTCGCACCTGGGTGAGGTCGACCTGGTGCTGCGCGCAGGCCCCCTGGCCGACACTCGCCTGGTAGCCACGCCCCTGGCCTATATGGTCCGCATTGCCTGCGCCAGCCCCGCATACCTGGCCCAGCGCGGCATTCCCGCAAGCCCGGCAGAGCTGCCCGAACACGACGGCCTCGATTGGGACGGCCTGGCCCCGCCTTTCGCCTGGCGCTTCGCGGTCGAGGGGCACATGCGCCTGTACCGCCCGACGCGCATGCGCATGAGCGCCAACAACGCCGAAACACTGCTGTTCGGTGCCCTAGCCGGACTGGGCATCGCCCACCTGCCCACCTGGCTGATCAGCGAATACCTGCTGCGCGGCGAGTTACTCCCGCTATTCTGTGACAACGGTCTGCCCAGCGCCGAAAGCAGCGGTATCTATGCCTTGCGCCTGGAACATGAAACGAACTCTCGCAGCCGTTTGCTGCTCGAATTCCTCAAGAGCCGCTTCAGCCCAATCCCACCGTGGGACCTGGCGCTGCAAAGCGAGCTGCGCTGGCAGTAA
- a CDS encoding MarR family winged helix-turn-helix transcriptional regulator: MNADPKAPVPCDELRLDNQLCFALHSTSLLMTKVYKPLLHKLGLTYPQYLAMLVLWEQDGLTVGEISQRLLTDPGSLTPLLKRLEAEGLLKRTRSREDERVVLVQLTEQGRALQARAKEIPHCLLAASGENLERLQQLQADLLELRANLQKSL; the protein is encoded by the coding sequence ATGAACGCCGACCCGAAAGCGCCTGTTCCCTGCGACGAACTGCGCCTGGATAACCAGCTGTGTTTTGCCCTGCACTCGACTTCGCTGCTGATGACCAAGGTCTACAAGCCGCTGCTGCACAAGCTCGGGCTGACTTATCCACAGTACCTGGCGATGCTCGTGCTGTGGGAACAGGACGGTTTGACGGTCGGCGAGATCAGCCAGCGCCTGCTCACCGATCCGGGTTCACTTACCCCGTTGCTCAAACGCCTGGAAGCCGAAGGCCTGCTCAAGCGCACCCGCAGCCGTGAAGACGAACGGGTCGTACTGGTGCAGTTGACCGAGCAAGGCCGCGCCCTGCAGGCCCGGGCAAAAGAGATACCCCACTGCCTCCTGGCCGCCAGCGGCGAGAACCTCGAACGCTTGCAACAGTTGCAGGCCGACTTGCTGGAATTGCGCGCCAACCTGCAAAAAAGCCTCTGA